The nucleotide window TGTTTTGCACAACACTATCGTTTCAGCCTCTTTCTACCTTCCTGCAAACCAACCTAAAAACGTTAGTACTCAGTCCTGAATTGAGCAGTGTAGCAGCGGCAGAGCTACAGAAGCATGTTTGCATTTTGTGGCTTGTTCCAACTCTCATCCTCTGGTATCCTTTGGCAACAGCTCAAGCAAGAACATGACATGATCACTTAAGCGCAACCGaccaaagagcacaaagcaacGCAAAGACCCTCGACTCCATGTGTTCTGTTCCTAACGAACGATACCAATATAGGTTACACATGACAAATCCTGTTAATTCGGAAGTTTAGTGGAAATTTGGATCGACAAAATGGCTTGGTGGGTACACAAGGCCAAGTTGATATGCAGAACACATGACAAATCCTGTTAATTCGGAAGTTTAGTGGAAATTTGGATCGGCAAAATGGCTTGGTGGGTACAAGGGCAAGTTGATATGCAGAACACACGAGATGTACATTTCAAAGTTCAAATGAACAATTTACAGAGGTCCAACATATTCCTAGGGGGACAAGAGGAATTAAAAATCACTTACCCCTTCAGTTACATTACACGACTCCAAAATACTTTGTAACTTGTATAAGTGCAAATGTAAAACCGCACTTCTCGAAACAAAATGCACATCCGTAGAACAAAACAAAACTATAGATCATATCTCTAGACCATCTTATTTGACAAATCTACAGTTCTACACATAAGTCCAGGGTACTTTTTTCTGCGTGAGGTATTGCGGTTTCACCACCACTGAATCCACACAGAGACCACCCTTCGTGTGTGTGCAATCTATCTGAATCATTGCAAATCTGATGTTTATTGGTCTGCTCGAGTCCTTCACGACAAAGTCCCCGACATGGTGATTGATCCAGATACCAGGATCAGTTAAATAACACTTGGACTGAACATGCTGTCCATCGGAAGTTGACATTTGGAAGTGCACCGGCTTTATATCCCAGCCGTGGATGTGCTCTGAGCTATAAACTCGTCGTCCAAGACGCTTGAATGGTCGACCAAGATGAACGCGGTAAAATAGGCTGTATGTACCTTCTGGGAAGAAGAATTCAACCTCCCCTCTGACTTCAAACCACCAAATTTGTGAGAGATAAGCAACCGTGTGAAATCTGCAAGGAATGACACAAATCCATGATCTCTCTTCTTTATATGCATGGGTTTGAATCAGTAGCATATGTTCATGCGGCAAAAGAGCTACAGGTAAATAACTGGATAGGCACTAGAGTGGCCGAATAATGGTAACATATGTCCTATTTACTCACATGACAAGAAAAAATCAATGGCCAATGTCAGGGGATACATGATGATATATGATTCATTACGTGAAAGCTAAAAATCTGATATATGTGGCAGCACAttttgaaaaaagaaaagaatatcaGCCCCCGGCCGATGCCTCGTGTGGAGGCTGGCGCTGGCTCGTCGATGAGGACGtgcgaagggcgggcctggtgcaagcggtagagtcttaccgcctgtgaccggaaggtcctgggttcgagtcgcggtctccttgcattgcacaggcgagggtaaggcttgccactaacacccttccccagaccccacgcagagcgggagctctttgcactgggtacgccctttgatATTGGATTGGAATAGCCAGTTGCCACAATAGCGAAATTTTTGGGGCACATGACTATAACTCCCACagtggactaaattttagttgtTCTTTCTTCTAACATATACTATCAAAACATTGTAGGATACAGATACAGGAAATAGAACATGTCTTCTTTCAAGCAAACTCCAGGTGCAGTTTTAAACCCTAAGGCTACTATTGTTCATGAGGGTATGGCACCTAGTTAGTGTGGATAAGTGAATGGTCATCATTTTCTACCACGAACTAGCTCTCACTAGTTGGGACACAAGTTGATTAGTTGCAAATACTCAATTCAACACGCACACTAGGCTGATGTTCAGTCTCATACACCAAGTCACCAAGCATGGTGGTTGAAGCAAACATGATGTGTATGCCAGTATCTGTACCATCCATATCAACTTAGTATAGGTAAGCCATCTAGATTTAAAACGCTAGAACATAAGATATGCAATTCCAACACTGCCAAATAATAATATGCAATTCGGTAACCAAATACGAAAAATCACCTCAGTTCATACATGAACAATGTCTTCTACTTTAAGATTCTGGGATTTTGAGATATAAAGCATGATCACTGAAAATGGCCAAGTGAGATTTTCATTACTACTAGTAGATAAAAGCACCTTGATTCATCATTGGGAATGAAGTTCCAATATCTCCTATCATCAATGCCCGTTATTGAAAGTGCCCTTGAAGAAATTGACATGCATAGACCTCCACCACCCTTGTCCAGCCAGAACTCCTGCACAATGTGCCATACAAATTTTATAACTGAGCAGTTACAAAATCAATATGCTAATCAGACTACAAAACGTCTGAACACAAACACGCTGCATTTGTCTCAATAAACTCAATTTGTGAAGCGTAATTTGGACAATACAATGCTGTCTCACAAATTGATTCAACAAATTCCATATAATTTAATCAAATCAAACAGAACGTGACTCACCAAGCATACAATTTAAGCAAAAAAAGAGCATGTAACTCTTGAAGAAGGTGAATACCTTGTTGCCGCCATCGAAACGGTTCCGACGGCAAAGCCGCGCGTACAGGTCCTTCTTGGGCAGCGGCTCCGCCTCCAGAGCTGCCGCGGCAGCCTGCCCCCCTTCCCCATCACCAGCCGCGGCGATGGCGAGGAGGCGCACGTAGTTCCTCGGCAGCTTGGACTCCCAGACAACGTCCCCGGACGCGGCGCCACGGAACGTGCGGCTGAGCCGCGCCATCCGGCAGATCTCCAGCGGGTCCAGCCTGAGCAGCACCTCCGCGACACAGTTCTCCGGCAGGTCGCCCAGCACCGTGCCATCGCCTCCCCGGCACCGGCCCCCTCCCGCCGACGAGACCACGGCGCCCATGAACCGAGAGAGGTGGAGCTCAGCTCAGCAGTAGAGTGTGAGCGACTTGGAGAGCAGCAGCAGGGACCCCGGCGACTTGGAGAAGGGCGGCGGCGGGTTACACCTCAGCGCCAGAGGACCCATCGCGATGGCGCCGCCTCAGTGGCCGTGCCGTCGGGGACGGGGGAACCTCTgagcgtcgtcgtcgttgtcgtcgttTGCTCTCCGAAAGGTAACCACCACCGCGCTGCTCTCCTGCTCGGCTGCCCTTCTCCTCTCGCTCCCCTGCTTCAGCCGGCTCTAGCGGATGCCCTGCTGAACAAGGCTGCACCTTTCGGTTCTCCTCCGCGATTCTTGACCAAACAAGACGTGGTTGTTTCCTCTAGTCTCTCCTGATCTCTGACGCGACCGCGacggagaagagaagagaaggacGCGAACTCGCGAAGGGAAAGGTATACGAGGCTTACTTGTCTGCCATCGTAAAAGTCGGTAATTACCCATAAACTATTAAAATTTTTGAGTTTTTATAGTTGTCACTGTTCTAAACTTTTTTTTTATCCTCCACACCACTTTTGTTAGATTTGAGTGTCAAACTACGAATATAAAAAGTCAAAAATACTCTCAGGTCTAAATATGCTattattttttttagcatcttaacaatCTTAAATAAAAAAcgcaaaactagaaagttatagatttCGTCGAGATCtagaatatttttataaaaattatcttcatttgattccgtacaaaaaaaaatatgatttttctaagacattAATAATattaaatcatatttttttacagaattaaatgaagataattttataaaaaaatatagatattgtcgagatctacaactttctggtggttagtttttttttatttgaggtcattaagatgcctaaaaaaattaattgcatatttGATATTTTGGACTTTTCACAATCGCGGTTTAACCCCGTTAAAGCCAAATCTAACGGAGGTGGCATGGAGCACAATAGTGGCATTAGAACTCAACTTTTTTTAATGATTTATAGATAATTATTAATTTTTATAATGACACATAGTTAAAAGCATATATGCTCTGCGTGCTTTGCGTGCGCTGGTAACTTGGGCGTGGTGCGTTTGCTGGGTCAGGCTGTATCGGGGGAGGAAATGGAATAGCATCAGTAGCACTGCAGCAAGGCGTGGAAGCCGTGGAAGAAGACGGGTGGAAGAGTGGGAGCAAGCTACAAGCAGCGGTGGTGGCTATGGGTTGACGGGATTCTCTGCGGTGGAAAGCAGCCGGGCGGCGAAAAGCGCAGATTTTCTTTCAGTTTTTTCGAGGCGGGGGGTGATCGCGTGTCGTCTCTCGGTGGTCGTCGGGTGCTGTCTGCGGTCTGCTCAGGGAAAGTGGTTATCGATGATTCCACAGTTGTTCTTGACGTCCTGTCCTATATTTCGGCAGCAAAAGGTTTCGCTGATTTGAAACTTGGATTAAATTGattaaaaaatactgttccgactgaattattgtgaaagaaaaatattgttccaactAAAAAAAAATCGAACAAGCTGGATATCAACAGTTCCCTTCTtgtaaagatggaaaaaggaaaataaaCTTCAATGGCTAAGATAGAGCATTTAGGCCCATCTCTCTTGGAATGCGGGCATTTTCTTTTTCTCGAAAATATGCAGGAAGACTTAAAAAGGGACTGTAGAGGACTTACAGTACGATTGTCTAAGGCCTCGCAGGTTATACAGATTATACGGCTAAGTAATTACTCGCAAACAAGAAACCGAGTACTAAGCTATCTTGGAGGGAAGGCCATAATAGCATTTCTGGAGACCGGAGGAAATGAGGGATGGAGCTATCTTCGCGCTAAACTCTTTGTCGCAATAGTTCAGAGATCAAATTTGTTCAGTCTAACGGAAGGTATCCTGCTCAAAGGGAGGACTATTCTCACCGTTGTTGTTAAAACAATTATTTCTTCCATGGATTAATTTACTCCACTCTGTAGTCTGTACTTCTGCTGTCCTAGAACCGGCCATTGGGAGGAAAGAACGGAAGTCGAGAAAGGGACGTGGCCGAAAGTACACGCGACAAAATCGGTCCTAAGATGTCTTCTTTGGAGAAAAGAAACCCCAACATGGCTACG belongs to Miscanthus floridulus cultivar M001 chromosome 4, ASM1932011v1, whole genome shotgun sequence and includes:
- the LOC136552162 gene encoding F-box protein PP2-A13-like, giving the protein MGAVVSSAGGGRCRGGDGTVLGDLPENCVAEVLLRLDPLEICRMARLSRTFRGAASGDVVWESKLPRNYVRLLAIAAAGDGEGGQAAAAALEAEPLPKKDLYARLCRRNRFDGGNKEFWLDKGGGGLCMSISSRALSITGIDDRRYWNFIPNDESRFHTVAYLSQIWWFEVRGEVEFFFPEGTYSLFYRVHLGRPFKRLGRRVYSSEHIHGWDIKPVHFQMSTSDGQHVQSKCYLTDPGIWINHHVGDFVVKDSSRPINIRFAMIQIDCTHTKGGLCVDSVVVKPQYLTQKKVPWTYV